From Clostridium sp. SY8519:
GGAGAACGTTTCGGTACCCGCCGTATGCAGATGACAGAACACTATTGGATGGTCAATGAAATGACGCCGGAAATGTCCAACAATATTTTTGCCGAGCGGATGCCCGCTGACGTGCTTCGCTGGCAGGGGATGATACCGGATAGCGATGAAGCGGCTGCTGCTATGGCGAACATGGACGGCGATGAGGCCAGATCCTCTGGCGGTGACAATGGAATGCCGCCATTCGTGTTTGCTCATGTACCAATGAATTGGCAGGAGGATTACAAGGGAGCAGGACGCACTGTAGATGACGGCCCGAATTATCGCTGGCAGTTTGTTTTGCGCTGGCCATCGGAAGAGACCGGTGAGCAGTGGTTTCATGAAGTATTTGTTCCTTATTTCCAAAGCCGCCCGGAGGTTAACCGCTTTGTGTCCAGCAAAATTTATCACGATGTGGTAGGGTGTCAGTTCCACCGCCTGGTGGAAATGTGGTTCGACGGTCCGGAAGAATGGTATGCCGCTGCTGTGGAGGGCACGCGGAATATGGCTCAGCCTGACTGGGCAAAAGCAGCCCCTGACGAGGCGCCTCAAGTTCAGTTCCCGTTCCTTAAGTCTAATCATAACATTGTAGGAATGCTCCTGACCGATATGGCTGCCTGTGACAATCTGACCCAGTATCGCGGCTATTTGACAATGCGTTAATCTCTTGTAAACAATAGACGAGGAGGAAACAACATGAAAATTCTTGGTATTTCCCTTGGCCGGCTGAACGGCAATAACGATTGTATGTGCAAAGAGGCTTTGATGGGGGCTGGAGAAATGGGCGCAGAAGTAGAATTCATCCATCTCTTCGACCTTAACATACAGCACTGCACCGGCTGCAATGCCTGCAGCGCCAAAGCTTTTTCCGGTAAAGGCAATAAATGTGTTATAAATGATGACTTTGAATGGCTGGTGGACAAGATGTACGATGCCGACGGCATCATCTTTGCCGTTCCGATCTTTTGCGAGGGCGGTCCCGGCCTGTTCCATACCATCATGGACCGTTTTGGCCCGCGCATGGACAAGGCCACCTGTCTGATCGGTGAAAAGACTGCTCCCGGCAGCATAGACCCTCGATACATCAGCAATAAGATATGCGTTTCCTATATTTCCTTCGGTGGTTCCGAGTGGATCACCCGTGTGCAGGCGGATTGCTTTATTCAGTCCATGACACCGCAGTGGAAAATCATAGACAACAAGTTTTACGATCATTCCCTGAATATTATGGGCGATGACACGAAAATCGCTGAGATCCATCAGGTGGGCGTTAATATGTATCATGCCTGTAAAGATCCTGATCATGCTTCCTATCAGAGCGAGCCGGGGGTTTGTCCTCACTGCCATGGACGTGAGTTTTATTTTGCTGAAAATGGTGATGTCGTGTGCAACCAGTGTGGTATCGCAGGCAGAATGGAGATTACGGAAAACGGACCGCGTTTTGTCTATGATGAGGAAAAGCAAGTTCCCATTGCCCATGATGTGCTGAGCGGTAAATTTGCCCACATGGAGGACATAGGAAGGATGCTTGGCGCCCAAATGGAGTTTAAGAAAACAGATACCTACAAAACTCGCCTCAAGAAGTATAAGGACTTTATCAGCGCAAGCAAACCAGAAAGGTAATTTGCTGCCAGACTGCAAACAAGGAGTATCCATATGAGTGAAAAATTTTATGCAAAAGGTCCGGGGAATGAGGGTTATATCAAGAATATGGAGGTCGTTGGCTTCCATGATGCTGACAATCATTACCTGTTCCAGTCTCAGTTATATAAAACGAAGGATGGACGATACTATCTTTACGGAGGCTGTTTTTACGGCTATGGCGTGGAGATCATAGATGTGACGGATCCGGTACATCCGAGGCACGTCCAGTATATGCCGGTGATGGATCCCAGGGAGTATTCCTATATGTCCACCCCGAAGGTACAGATCTGCGATGACCTCATGATCGTAGCCAACGGCAACTGTATCCCGATCATTCACGGGCCTGCGCCGGAACAATATAAGCCGGCGCCAGGCGGCGTACATATCTACAGCCTGAAAGATGATCCGGAACATCCTCAGAAACTTTCATTCTGGGCTACCGGTGACGAGGACAACCCCGGGGCAGGAGTCCACCGTTTCACTTACAACGGGGGAAAATATCTTCATTTATCGGCCACTGCTCCCGGTTTTATCGGCTATATTTACCGTATTATCGACATATCTGACCCACGGCATCCTGTGGAGGCGGGACGCTGGTGGAATCCGGGCCAGTTCCTGGGAAACCAGACAAAAGCCACACAGGAAAAGAATATTTATGGCTGGAACGGCTTTGACACTTATCCCGGTTATGTCCATTTCCCATATGCTGATACGGACAGAAATCTGACCTATATCAGCTGCGTGGGGGCAGGGTTCAAAATTTTGGATATTTCCAATCCCCAGGTACCCCAGGTGCTGGGAGAAGTTAAAATGACGCCTCCCTTTGCCACCAAGTTTGGCGGGGCTCTGTGTCATACATTCATGCCGATTTTAGGGACGAATTATGCCGTTGGCATGCAGGAAGGGGAGCGGTTCTGGTGCTACTCAAAGGAAATCCATGATAAATTTGGCACCCAGGCCATGTGCGGAATAGAGATGTTTGATGTGTCTGATCCCACAGACCCGGTCATGATCGCAGTCTTCCCCTATCCGGAAGTACCGGAAAATTTCCCCTACAAGAATTTCAACTATTGCGGTATGGACTATCCCGGTCCGATGGGGCCGCATAATCTTCATGAGCCTATGAGCCATAAGCCATGGATTGAAAATCGGAAAGACCGGGTCTATGATTGCTATTTCCATGCCGGCCTGCGTGTTTATGACGTGTCCGACCCGTTTGTTCCAAAAGAGATCGCGTACTTTATCCCGCCCAATCCCACAAAGCCCTTGTGGAAACTGGAGATAGCCAACAAACTCTTGGGCACAGCGGAAGATCTGGTAGTGGATGACCGGGGGTACATCTATCTCAATACCATGCACGACGGAGTGTATATTCTCAGGTGCCTGGTGTAAAGTGCGGTTGATACAATTTAATCAGGGATCCGTCCCAGCGCCTGCAGTCATGCAGGCGCTTTTTTGGGGTCCAGAATCATACCGATGTGGCAAGGGAAACAGGATGCAAAAGATGCATATCTTTGTAATAAAAATTGGATTTCGCTAAATTCATTATTCATGGCAATTCTCCTGATAGGGAACATTTAAACCGGTTTTCCGTAAAAGAGAAATAATTTCCGATAAAGTTGACTGAATTTCCGATCTATACTATGATATTTCCGACTGGAGGTAGGGTTTATGGGAAATAAAAGGAAATACATAGGGACTGCAGAAGCCGCGAAGCTTCTTCGGATGACCAGCCGGCGTGTAGTTGGGTTATGCGGGGAAGGAAGGTTCCACGGGGCATTTCGTTCAGGCAGGAACTGGAAAATTCCGTTTGAGTCAGTGAAACAGTATATGAATGATGCAGGGATATCATTGCCTGAGGAATCCGGTAAAGATGCGCAGGATCTTCGGCCGGTTGCTGTCGGAAATACCTCATACATTGAAGTGTCCAGTGAATGCTATTATGTAGACAAGACCCTTCTGCTCCGTGATCTGATGGATGATCATAATATGGTCACTTTGTTTATACGCCCGCGCCGTTTCGGCAAAACACTGGCCATCAATACGATTAAGACCTTCTTTGAAAAAACGGAGGATGATACATCAAAGTATTTTATGGATAAGAAGATCTGGCAGTGCGGTGAAAAGTACCGTGCCATGCAGGGAATGTATCCCGTTATCATGCTCACGTTTAAAGATATCAAGTATAACACCTGGGAAGAGTCCATGGAAGCGATTCGTCTGGTTGTGAAAGATGAATACAAACGCCATCCGGAGCTGCTGCAGAGTACGGCACTTGATGCGGATGAAAAAAACTACATAGCCAGGATGGAAAAGGGAACATTAAACAGTGTAGAATTGCAGCGTTCTCTGCTGAATCTTACCCATATGCTTTCTGTGCATCATGGGTCAAAAGTTGTGATTCTGATTGACGAGTATGATACTCCGATCCAACAGGGATATTCCAGGGGATTCTATAAAGAAATGATTTCCTTCATGAGAAATTTTCTGTCCGGAGGCCTTAAGGATAATACCGATCTGGCTTTTGGTATCCTGACAGGAATCATGCGTGTTTCCAAGGAAAACCTGTTCAGCGGTCTGAATAATCCGATGGTCAATACCGTACTTGATGATAAGTACAGCGAATATTTTGGTTTTACGGAATCTGAGGTTCACGAAATGGCTTCTTACTACGACAGGGTGGAGGCAATGGATGAGATCCGTTTCTGGTATGATGGTTACCGTTTCGGGAATACAGAGATCTATAATCCATGGTCTGTTACGAATTATTTTGCTTCCGAGGGGCAGGCAAAGCCGTATTGGGCAAATACCAGTGATAATGAAATTATCCGGGAGATCCTGACCGGCCTTACGCCGGAGATTGCGGATGACCTGGCAAAAGTTATGCAGGGAGAAGAAATCCACGCGTCGCTGGATATGGAAGTCGTGTATCCGCGCATGACAGACGGAACGGATACAATCTTCAGCTTTTTGCTGTTGGCAGGGTATCTCACACCGGCCGACAGGCCGGAAGAGACAGAGATCGGCACATTTGCGTCTCTTCGTCTTCCAAATGCGGAGATCCGCAGGATCTATAATACAGAAGTCCTTGGCTGGGTTCGTACGCAGCAGCCAGGCAATATCATTTCCGAGATAGAGAAAGCGGTATACTTAAGTGATGAAAAACGTCTGCAGCATGCGCTCAGAAATTATATGATCACCAGCATCTCCTTCTACGACGGAGCGGCAGAAGGCTTTTATCATGGAATGGTGCTCGGCCTGGTGGCCAGTCTTTCTTCAAAGTATTACATACGTTCTAACAGAGAGTCCGGCGAAGGAAGGTTTGATCTTGAGCTTGAACCGAAAGACAAGGTACTTCCCGGAATTCTTATGGAATTCAAAGCAGTCTCTGCATCAGAAAAGGATAAACTGCCCGAACTGGCAGAAGAAGCGCTTGTTCAGACAGAAGATAAAAACTATCAGAGAGATTTGGAAGATCGCGGTGTAAGAGCTGTCGTACGATATGGCATTGCCTTCTCCGGAAAGAATGCAGAAGTCAGGATGGCACGATAGAAGGAATTCTTAGAATGGAGTATAATATTGTAAAGAATAATCAGAAACAAAATTAAATGTAATTCTTGCGGGGATATCATCGAAAGCAGATCAGTTCATGAATTTATAAGCTGGTCCTGTGGACGTGTATATGTAGATGATGGTTCGGACTATCTGAGAAGAGGTTACAAAGACGGACCAGATGATTATACCGAAATTGTGGAAACAGAGCAGGCGAATTCAATATAATGTCGTAAAAGATGATTTTAGAAAAAACGACTAGATTCACTTGGTGATTTCAATGGTTTTGAGGATCTCCAGTGGCAGCTCTAGGGCATCGGCAGAATATCTAATGAATCGTTCATGGAAAAACTTAATAATTGTATATAATTAGTATACAAAAGAGCGGAGCTAGATTTCTTTAAAAGATCTTGCTCCGCTTTTTAATACCGAAAGAATTAAGTGGAATTTTCGTTTTTGATACCGGTTCCTGAGCTTATTTCGATGGCATAATTAGTGATTTTCATCTCTTGAAATTTGCAATTTTGCAGGAGAGGGGCAAAACAGGATTACTTTGAATGGCCGTGAAATAAATGATTGAAAGGAGGAGTGCAGTGTATTATAATAATGAAAATAAAAATTTCAAAAATGTGAGGAAAACCATTATGGTGTACGATTATATAATGAATAACTATGAGAATGGCGATCCGATTTTCCTGAGTGATCTGCCGGGAAATTCCAGAGATTATCTCAGGCAGGAGATGAAGAAGCTGGTGGATGACGGGAAATTGGAACGCCTTTATAACGGAGTATATTACCTTTCTTATCTGACAATCCTGGGGACGAAGGGACATATCTCCATTGACAAATATCTGGACAAAAAATATCTGTGTATTAATGGAAAAGTGTCAGGATATATCACGGGACTTATGCTTGCAAATACCTATGGATTCACGACACAGAATCCTGCCTGCTATGAGATCTGCAGCAATGAGGCCACCACGAAGCAGCGAAAGCGGAAGATCGATGGCAACACGATTATTGTTTATAAGCCAGTCACGGAAGTCACAGAAAAAAACAAATCAGCACTGCAGTTTCTGGATCTGATGTCGACGATCGATAAGTACAGCGAAGTGTCCGGGGCGGAATTGAGTGCAAAGATAAAGAAATTTGCGGATACAGAGAAAGTGGATTTCTCATTGGTGCAGAAGTATCTGCCGCTGTATCCGGACAAGGTCTACCGCAATATCTATAATGGAGGATTAATGGGTGAGCTGGTATAAAGATTATCGGAACGAGTGGAAGGAGATTGTAGAGACCGTTGCGGCAGAAGAGCGTCGAACGGTTCAGATGATTGAAAAAGATACGCTGCAGTCCATGATCCTGCTGAAACTTTCCAGAAGTGACCTTCCGTTTGTCTTTAAAGGCGGCACATCGCTGTCAAAGGCGTATGGACTGATCGATCGGTTCTCAGAAGATATCGATCTGTCGATGGATCACAAGCCTACGGAGTCTGAGAGAAAGAATAGTAAAAGGATCTTGTTGAAGATTGCAGAGGAGCTCGGGTTATCGCTGATGAATCCCGAAAGCATCCAGTCCAGACATAGCTATAACAAGTATGTGTTTGTGTATGAGTCTTTATTTAGCGTTTTTCCGCTGGAACTTATTGTGGAAACCAGTTTTTACCAGCCTGTATATCCGGTGGAAGTACATGCAGTAAAAAGCTTTGTAGGGGGATTTTGTGAAAACCGCGGTATTGTCCTTCCGATACCATTCGAAGCAGCGACAGTCAATATGCCGGTACAGTCTCTGGAGAGAACCTTTATTGATAAGGTTTTTGCTGTATGTGATTACCGGATTCAGGATATGCAGGATCGGGATTCCAGACATCTGTATGACATTGCGAAGCTTCTGCCTGAAATAAAGAATATGGCGGATTTGAAAACACTGATCGATGAAGTAAGAGAAGATCGAATGCAGTCGAGGAATAATCTATCTGCCCAGCCGGAGCACGATATTCCGGAAATGTTGAAAGAGATCATCAGGAACCGATTCTATGAGCAGGATTATAATACTGTCACAAAGAGACTGCTTTACGAAGAAGTCTCCTATGATGAAGCCATCGAAAAAGGGATTGCCATGATAGCGGATCTTGATCTCTTCGAATACAGAAAAAGAGGATAGATTTTTAAAAGAAAGGGCGGATTATACAGCGATGATAACGGCGCTTGCAGAAATGCAGGCGCTTTTCTTTATGCTGCAGATAATCGGAGATGTCGATGAATGCCGACAGCCCACTCCATGTGGAAAGAATCCTATGATGATGTCCGGCAGATGTTTCCTTACATCCGCCAAAAATCTGTAGTATCATAAGGGAACTAACTCAGTTTAACGGTATAATTGGAAACGCACACTCCTTTCAGTGATAACGAACAACACGTCAGCTACGAAAGGAGTATTTTTATGCCTGAAACAAAATTTGAAAACTTTATGTTTACGGTCATCATGACATTTCTCATGGTATACGCCATGATCTGCTACAACATTGCCATCAGCATGGGCGGAATGCAGGATTCCGTGTTCCTGACGGCTTTCGGAGAGCTTCGGATCATGTGGCCGGCAGCCATTATCCTGGAAATGTTCGTGATGGAACGGCCGGTCATGGCGCTGACCCGCCGTGTTGTTACGAAAGAGATGCCGTTCTTTTTTGTACTGCTCATCCGATGCTCGCTGACAGTCTGCTTTATGTGCCCTTCCATGAGCTTGATCGGAACACTTCTGTTCAAAGATTATCACCAGGCGGGGCTTGTCAGTGTCTGGCTTCAGACGGCGGCGTTTAACTTTCCTATGGCGCTTTTCTGGCAGATCTTTTTTGCCGGGCCTGCCGGCAGATGGGTGTTCCGAAGGATATTCCGAAAGAAACAGCGCGTCTGATAAAACGTACAGGGCCAGATCAGGACCAACCGGGAATAACGCCGGCGGATTCGGAAATTATGTGATTTGGGAATTATGTATGGTAGAGAAGACAGCACGGGTGTATCATGTAAGACAGATCCGGCGAATATACGCAGGATACCAAATGGAAGAGGATGGCCCGGAGGAGTGTTTGCATGGAGGAAATATATATCCCGTCGACCGATCAGAAAAACAGACTGCATGTAGTGATCTGGGAACCGGAGGGTGAGAGCAGGGCAGTACTGCAGATTTCCCATGGCATGGTGGAATATACGGAACGATTTCATGCGTTTGCCCGTTTTCTCAACCAGTCCGGAATTCTGGTCATCGGAAATGATCATTTGGGGCATGGAAAAACAGCCGGCTGCGCGGCTGATCTGGGATATATCGGCGCCGGAAAGAGCAGAACCGTAGTCGATGATCTTTATAAAGTAACGGCATTTGCAAAGGAAAAATATGGGGAACTGCCGTATTTTCTGTTCGGCCACAGCATGGGATCCTTTCTTGCGCGCAGATACCTGATGACATATGGAGAAGCGCTGGATGGCGCGATTCTTTCCGGCACGGGGTTTACACCAGGCACAGTATTACATGCCGGGAGACTGATCGCGGGCTGGCTGAAGCTGATTCACGGGGAACGTCATCGTTCTGCTTTCCTGAAGAAACTTTCGTTTCAGGGATATCTGGACCGTATTGAGAATCCGCGTACCGAGAATGACTGGCTGACTCACGATCCGGCGATTGTGGACAGGTATAATGCGGATAAGTTCTGCACCTATACATTTACCGTCAATGGATATCAGACATTATTTGATGTGTTACGCTATATCCAGAATCCGAAGCATGTGGAAAAGACACCCGGGAATCTGCCGATTTTTTTGATTTCCGGCGCGGAAGATCCGGTAGGCGCATATGGCGAAGGGGTAAAAAAGGTATACGAAAGCTATCGGGCCTCCGGGATCAGCGACGTGCGCATGCGGCTGTATCAGGGAAAACGGCATGAACTCACCAATGAGATTGGCAAAGAGGATATTTTTGAAGATATCAAAGAATGGATCTTTTCTCATGTGAAATCATGCGCCGGCAGCAGAAAATCAGAATAAAGGAAAAACGGAGAAACTGCTATGCAATATCGTGATACGGGAAGAAATTCTAAGTGTACACCGGAATCCTGGAACAAGGCCCGAAAAGAACTGATCGATGCCATTGTCTGCATGGGTTATCCGGAAGAATTCGGCGAAATGATCGCCAGAAATCTCCGCTCAGAGAAAATGATGCGGCGGATGACCGCTTATCTTTTTTCCGCAAAACCGCGGACCGCTGAGGAGATCGCGGATGAGATGCTGGCGCTTATGAGTGACCGGGAGCGCTGGATCGCAAAGAAGGAGTCTGAGCAGGCCAATGCCAGATATAATGAATTTCTTAACGGCCGTTCGGAAGAGGAGTCAAAATGAATCAAAAGCTCAGCGGCATTACATTAGGCCAGATCAATGTATTTCTGCATGTAGTGGAAATGGAAAGTTTTACAAAAGCTGCAATCAACCTCCATATGACACAGTCTGCCGTCAGTAAGATTATCGCAAAGATAGAGCGGGAACTGGAGCTTACATTATTTACAAGGCACTATCGGGAACTGCAGGTGACAGAAAATGGGAGAGAGCTTTATGCGCTGTGGAAACCCCGGCTTGAGCAGATATCCGGTTCGTATGAGGCACTGTATGCAAAACAGCGGGAGGAAAATACTGCCCTTCGGATTGGAACGACGAATACCACAGATCTGAAGCTTTATTTCTGGGAGATTGTTAATGAATATCAGAACCGGTATTCTGAGGTGAATCTGGAGTTTAACAGTGATTCCATGGAGCGGTTAATACAGAAGCTTGCGGACGGAAAACTGGATCTGATATTTGTTCCGGATTTTATGAAATATCGATTGGAAGAGGGAGGATTTTCCTGGGTCTGGGCAGCGAGGGATCATGTGCAGATTGTTCTGCCCAAAAGCCATCCATTGGCCGAAAAAGAAAAAATGCTGGAACTTTCAGATATCAAGGACATGACTTTTGTGATATTGACGGATTCGGAATATCCGGAAAACGAGCGGTATATAGAGGAATTGTTTTTGCAGGCCGGTTTTGACTTGAAAATAGAAAAGAAAAGATATCCCACACCGGAGAGTATCCAGGATTTTTATCGTCAGGAAGACGGATTCATGATCACAGACAGTTATTTCAAATTTGACGGAGACCGTGAGCATATGATCCGTAAACCGATCAAAGGCTTCTTTAACGGCATTATATGCGGATGGAATCAGAATCAGCGGCATAAGGGAAGGGATTTATTTTTAAAAATATTCATGTAGAAAAAGGCCGTATCTTTTTATGTGGTGTACCGTCTCACATTCCTTTTTGGAATGTGAGACGGTATTTTTTTCGTTTTATGGAAACGGATTTTCCTGCTACCATAAATTTAAGAAAGTTAAGAAACACGGGAAACAAAAAAGGAGATGCTATATGGGGAACAGAGTACCGATTACAGAAGAACAGAAAAAATTAAGCTATGCAAAATATTTTTATAAGGAGCTGGCACCAGTGCCGGAAGAAAGTATCCGGATCGCTGAAGCCGGCCCCATTGATCCGTCAAAAGCATTGCGTGTGCATGACAGAAATCGTCTTTTTGAGCCGGGATATCTGGATACGGAAATCGGATATTGTGTCATGGAAGACGGAACCGGATTTGTTGCAAACCTTACAAAAATGCCCGGTGTGACAACGGAGATGTTTGACTGGTGGTTCGCATGGCATGGACTTGGAGAACTGAGATATTGCATCTGGGATCCGGAGGATCACTACAGCGCGAGAAGTCTTGATCCGGCGATCGGAAGATGTCAGACGCTGTCTATGAAGGAAAGATACTGGAATACAACGCACGTAATCGTGGAAGATATCGGTATGGGGCCGCAGAACATACATGCGTCGTTCCGCAATCCGAAAGAGATGGGGTTTGATTCTGAAAAAATAGGGACAGAAGCCTGTGGAACAATTGTCACTTCGATTGCAGGGGATGATTCCATGTCTCAGTTAATGTGCCATTTTATGAGAAATACGGAAGAAGGAACGGAACTGCGGACACGCTTTTGGCTGGGCTGGGATGTAGTGGACGGTAAAGCAGTTAAGACCCTTCCGGATCATGAATCGATACCGGAAGAAGCCTGCCATAAGCTGCTGCTTCACAATATTAAAGAGTTTTCCAACCTGGCATCTTTCCTTGCGGATATCTACGCAGAGGAAAAAGATAACTGGTAAGATTACGGGAGGAAAGGGAAAAATGAAGGATTTTTTGAAGAATAATAACTTCGGGAAATGGGGATGGGCCATGATCGTCTATGCAGGCGTCAGTTACTATATTGCAGCTGCATTGTCGACCGACGGATTGAACTTTTATCCGGCACAATTTGAGGCATTACATGGCTGGAATGCCGGTCTGATAACAACAATGGCCGGGATAGCCGGATGGGTCGCCCTGGCGGGAGCAGTGATTTTTGCGCATATCATAGCAAAGATCGGAACCAGAAAGTCAGCGGGAATTATTAATATCCTTACAGGTATCCTGGTACTGATTTTTGCGAATACCAGCAATTTTATTGTATTTGGTATTATGGTATTTGCAATCAATTTTATTGTCGCCAACGTGCAGTTAAATCTTATTCCGAATAATATCATGAATGTATGGTTTCCGAGAAAAAAAGGAATGGCACTTGGATGGGCAACGATGGGTATGCCGATCTGTACTGCCACAGTGATTGTAATACTTACCGCATGGACAGTGAAATTCGGCAGCGCTGCGGTCGCATATAGTATTTTTGGCATTATTATCATCGCATTTGGCGTACTTTCTTTTTTCTGGGTAAAGGATAATCCGGAGTCGCTGGGACTGTACCCGGATAATGAGCCTATTTCAAAAGAGGAACTCGAAGCGAACAAAAAGGAACTGGAATCTCATGTATCCGAGTGGACGATGGGAAAACTTCTGAAAAACAGAAATACATGGGGAATCGGCGTTGGACTCGGCCTGATGTGGATGACCACTGTTGGCATCGTTTCACAGCTCATTCCGCGGCTGGTATCCATCAGCGATGGAATCTATGCACCGAAAGCACTTTTCATGCTTTCCGCAGCGGCCATTATCGGGATTGCCGGGAGCTATTTCTGGGGGATCCTTGATACTGCTCTTGGAACAAAACGTGCTTGTATTGTCTACGGTGTATGGTATATTGCAGCAATTGTATTCCTGCTCTTGCAGCCGCGGGGGCTGGTATTTGTATGGATCAGTGTCGTGATAGTCGGCATCGGGATCGGCGGGATCGGCAACCTGATTCCGTCTATGATCGGAACCTGTTTCGGAAGGTATGATTTCATTCAGGCAAACAAAGCG
This genomic window contains:
- a CDS encoding NAD(P)H-dependent oxidoreductase, with amino-acid sequence MKILGISLGRLNGNNDCMCKEALMGAGEMGAEVEFIHLFDLNIQHCTGCNACSAKAFSGKGNKCVINDDFEWLVDKMYDADGIIFAVPIFCEGGPGLFHTIMDRFGPRMDKATCLIGEKTAPGSIDPRYISNKICVSYISFGGSEWITRVQADCFIQSMTPQWKIIDNKFYDHSLNIMGDDTKIAEIHQVGVNMYHACKDPDHASYQSEPGVCPHCHGREFYFAENGDVVCNQCGIAGRMEITENGPRFVYDEEKQVPIAHDVLSGKFAHMEDIGRMLGAQMEFKKTDTYKTRLKKYKDFISASKPER
- a CDS encoding AAA family ATPase, whose translation is MGNKRKYIGTAEAAKLLRMTSRRVVGLCGEGRFHGAFRSGRNWKIPFESVKQYMNDAGISLPEESGKDAQDLRPVAVGNTSYIEVSSECYYVDKTLLLRDLMDDHNMVTLFIRPRRFGKTLAINTIKTFFEKTEDDTSKYFMDKKIWQCGEKYRAMQGMYPVIMLTFKDIKYNTWEESMEAIRLVVKDEYKRHPELLQSTALDADEKNYIARMEKGTLNSVELQRSLLNLTHMLSVHHGSKVVILIDEYDTPIQQGYSRGFYKEMISFMRNFLSGGLKDNTDLAFGILTGIMRVSKENLFSGLNNPMVNTVLDDKYSEYFGFTESEVHEMASYYDRVEAMDEIRFWYDGYRFGNTEIYNPWSVTNYFASEGQAKPYWANTSDNEIIREILTGLTPEIADDLAKVMQGEEIHASLDMEVVYPRMTDGTDTIFSFLLLAGYLTPADRPEETEIGTFASLRLPNAEIRRIYNTEVLGWVRTQQPGNIISEIEKAVYLSDEKRLQHALRNYMITSISFYDGAAEGFYHGMVLGLVASLSSKYYIRSNRESGEGRFDLELEPKDKVLPGILMEFKAVSASEKDKLPELAEEALVQTEDKNYQRDLEDRGVRAVVRYGIAFSGKNAEVRMAR
- a CDS encoding nucleotidyl transferase AbiEii/AbiGii toxin family protein yields the protein MSWYKDYRNEWKEIVETVAAEERRTVQMIEKDTLQSMILLKLSRSDLPFVFKGGTSLSKAYGLIDRFSEDIDLSMDHKPTESERKNSKRILLKIAEELGLSLMNPESIQSRHSYNKYVFVYESLFSVFPLELIVETSFYQPVYPVEVHAVKSFVGGFCENRGIVLPIPFEAATVNMPVQSLERTFIDKVFAVCDYRIQDMQDRDSRHLYDIAKLLPEIKNMADLKTLIDEVREDRMQSRNNLSAQPEHDIPEMLKEIIRNRFYEQDYNTVTKRLLYEEVSYDEAIEKGIAMIADLDLFEYRKRG
- a CDS encoding alpha/beta hydrolase is translated as MEEIYIPSTDQKNRLHVVIWEPEGESRAVLQISHGMVEYTERFHAFARFLNQSGILVIGNDHLGHGKTAGCAADLGYIGAGKSRTVVDDLYKVTAFAKEKYGELPYFLFGHSMGSFLARRYLMTYGEALDGAILSGTGFTPGTVLHAGRLIAGWLKLIHGERHRSAFLKKLSFQGYLDRIENPRTENDWLTHDPAIVDRYNADKFCTYTFTVNGYQTLFDVLRYIQNPKHVEKTPGNLPIFLISGAEDPVGAYGEGVKKVYESYRASGISDVRMRLYQGKRHELTNEIGKEDIFEDIKEWIFSHVKSCAGSRKSE
- a CDS encoding LysR family transcriptional regulator, with amino-acid sequence MNQKLSGITLGQINVFLHVVEMESFTKAAINLHMTQSAVSKIIAKIERELELTLFTRHYRELQVTENGRELYALWKPRLEQISGSYEALYAKQREENTALRIGTTNTTDLKLYFWEIVNEYQNRYSEVNLEFNSDSMERLIQKLADGKLDLIFVPDFMKYRLEEGGFSWVWAARDHVQIVLPKSHPLAEKEKMLELSDIKDMTFVILTDSEYPENERYIEELFLQAGFDLKIEKKRYPTPESIQDFYRQEDGFMITDSYFKFDGDREHMIRKPIKGFFNGIICGWNQNQRHKGRDLFLKIFM
- a CDS encoding MFS transporter; translation: MKDFLKNNNFGKWGWAMIVYAGVSYYIAAALSTDGLNFYPAQFEALHGWNAGLITTMAGIAGWVALAGAVIFAHIIAKIGTRKSAGIINILTGILVLIFANTSNFIVFGIMVFAINFIVANVQLNLIPNNIMNVWFPRKKGMALGWATMGMPICTATVIVILTAWTVKFGSAAVAYSIFGIIIIAFGVLSFFWVKDNPESLGLYPDNEPISKEELEANKKELESHVSEWTMGKLLKNRNTWGIGVGLGLMWMTTVGIVSQLIPRLVSISDGIYAPKALFMLSAAAIIGIAGSYFWGILDTALGTKRACIVYGVWYIAAIVFLLLQPRGLVFVWISVVIVGIGIGGIGNLIPSMIGTCFGRYDFIQANKAIAPLNTIVRQSGIVLAGILSQTVYGYSGLYVVLLIADVAGIFMTVFLIRPKTS